A genomic segment from Aegilops tauschii subsp. strangulata cultivar AL8/78 chromosome 1, Aet v6.0, whole genome shotgun sequence encodes:
- the LOC109759797 gene encoding cytosolic sulfotransferase 5, protein MAKAPGASLGPVPFADVEADSGLVSGVPEQLPEEHADADLVSALPSAPMAMGISNLRFYEGCWLPEWSVPAAVALQRRFEPRRDDVIVASFPKCGTTWVNALTFATMARRAYPAAGAGHPLLRLNPHQCIPFLEGLFGSRRGEAKLEALPSPRVMNTHMPLAMIPRAAAPGGGGCKVVYVCREPKDMVVSRWHFHRQLHPELAFADVFEAVCSGAVAYGPVWDHMLGYWSASTARPDSVLFLRYEELLRDPAEHVRALARFVGLPFSGAEEDAGAVHDIVKLCSFGHLKNLEANKTGHVNPILQIPRGALFRKGAAGDWVNHMTPEMARRLDEIVADKLHASGLTFHE, encoded by the coding sequence ATGGCGAAGGCACCTGGTGCTTCGCTCGGCCCCGTCCCTTTTGCGGACGTCGAAGCTGACTCAGGCTTGGTCTCCGGCGTGCCGGAGCAGCTTCCAGAGGAGCACGCCGACGCCGACCTTGTGTCCGCCCTGCCGAGCGCGCCCATGGCCATGGGCATATCGAACCTCCGTTTCTACGAGGGATGCTGGCTGCCGGAGTGGTCTGTCCCGGCGGCCgtcgccctacagcgccgcttCGAGCCCCGCCGGGACGATGTCATCGTTGCCAGCTTCCCCAAGTGCGGCACCACGTGGGTCAACGCGCTGACGTTCGCCACCATGGCGCGGCGCGCCtaccccgccgccggcgccgggcACCCGCTGCTACGCCTCAACCCGCACCAGTGCATCCCTTTCCTGGAGGGCCTATTCGGCAGCCGGCGCGGGGAGGCCAAGCTCGAGGCGCTACCTTCCCCGCGCGTCATGAACACGCACATGCCGCTGGCCATGATACCGCGAGCCGCCGCGCCCGGCGGGGGCGGGTGCAAGGTCGTGTACGTCTGCAGGGAGCCCAAGGACATGGTGGTCTCGCGGTGGCACTTCCACCGGCAGCTGCATCCCGAGCTGGCGTTCGCCGACGTCTTCGAGGCCGTGTGCAGCGGCGCGGTGGCGTACGGACCAGTGTGGGACCACATGCTCGGCTACTGGAGCGCCAGCACGGCGAGGCCTGACAGCGTGCTCTTCTTGCGGTACGAGGAGCTGCTGCGCGACCCCGCCGAGCACGTCAGGGCGCTGGCGCGGTTCGTGGGGCTGCCTTTCTCCGGCGCCGAGGAGGATGCCGGCGCCGTCCACGACATCGTCAAGCTCTGCAGCTTCGGCCACCTCAAGAACCTGGAGGCCAACAAAACGGGCCACGTGAATCCCATCCTCCAGATCCCGCGCGGCGCGCTATTCAGGAAAGGCGCGGCCGGTGACTGGGTGAATCACATGACGCCGGAGATGGCGCGACGCCTTGACGAGATCGTCGCCGACAAGCTCCATGCCTCAGGGCTCACCTTCCATGAGTGA